From a single Nakaseomyces glabratus chromosome F, complete sequence genomic region:
- the FCF2 gene encoding Fcf2p (CAGL0F01925g~Ortholog(s) have role in endonucleolytic cleavage in 5'-ETS of tricistronic rRNA transcript (SSU-rRNA, 5.8S rRNA and LSU-rRNA), more), with the protein MDEIDALFEQLKEVSSKENGTSKTKVDELNEDKVIFDDEDSKEKEFLRIEKELRRLPKLETGFDSLAQTKKGEVKKHEMGLTEEERRKREKMIKDAQKKKTSEEWFTLPKPDDKAKREIQRDLLLIKHRAALDPKRHYKKDRWKVPDRFSVGTIVEDKTEFYSSRLTNKQRKSTMLETLMTDDTTNKYFKRKYSQIQEQKMSGKKGHYKKMKAARHKK; encoded by the coding sequence ATGGATGAGATAGATGCTCTTTTTGAGCAATTAAAAGAGGTTTCTTCAAAGGAGAACGGTACTTCGAAGACGAAAGTAGATGAGTTGAATGAGGACAAAGTtatatttgatgatgaggacAGCAAAGAGAAGGAGTTTCTAAGGATAGAAAAAGAGCTAAGGCGACTACCGAAGTTAGAGACTGGGTTTGATTCACTCGCTCAGACTAAGAAGGGTGAAGTTAAAAAGCATGAGATGGGACTCACCGAAGAAGAAAGGAGGAAGAGAGAGAAGATGATCAAGGATgctcaaaagaagaagacaagCGAGGAGTGGTTCACTTTACCTAAGCCTGACGACAAGGCCAAGCGTGAGATACAGCGTGACTTGCTGCTGATAAAGCATCGTGCAGCTTTGGATCCGAAGAGACACTATAAGAAAGACCGTTGGAAGGTTCCCGACAGATTCTCTGTCGGTACTATAGTTGAAGACAAGACAGAATTTTACAGCAGCAGACTCACCAATAAGCAACGTAAATCTACTATGCTGGAAACTCTAATGACCGATGACACTACAAATAAGTATTTCAAGAGAAAATACAGCCAAATACAAGAACAGAAAATGAGCGGTAAGAAAGGTCATTATAAGAAAATGAAAGCTGCTAGAcataaaaaatag
- the WWM1 gene encoding Wwm1p (CAGL0F02013g~Ortholog(s) have mitochondrion, nucleus localization), producing the protein MPQSKDDPPNVPSGWKAVFDDEYQTWFYVYLATKRSQWEEPEGTTWNKISKPPMPPPSYKSKEEYARGSVSPPHSARRAQPAPPPQTTYRSQPPAPVSPQPYYSPQVPQQQPMPMYPPQQPMPMPMYAPQQPVYGGAPMPQPVYQQAPVAQQKSSSGVGKKAFFGSLAGAGVGVLGAEAISHAFDHHHDQDTTVVENNYYDNGPGGYDNGYGGGGGYDNGYDQGYNDGFDDGNYDGGDGGDW; encoded by the coding sequence ATGCCTCAGAGTAAAGACGACCCTCCTAACGTTCCTTCAGGCTGGAAAGCAGTGTTTGATGATGAGTACCAGACCTGGTTCTATGTGTACCTAGCAACTAAGCGGTCACAATGGGAAGAGCCAGAGGGTACCACCTGGAACAAGATATCGAAGCCACCGATGCCTCCTCCAAGCTATAAGTCGAAAGAGGAGTATGCCAGAGGCTCTGTGTCCCCTCCACATTCAGCCCGTAGAGCGCAGCCTGCGCCGCCACCACAGACCACATACAGATCACAACCACCAGCGCCAGTCTCTCCTCAACCATACTACTCGCCACAAGTGCCTCAACAACAACCGATGCCCATGTACCCACCACAGCAACCTATGCCAATGCCAATGTATGCTCCACAACAGCCTGTCTATGGCGGTGCTCCAATGCCACAACCAGTTTATCAGCAGGCACCAGTTGCCCAGCAAAAGAGCAGTAGTGGTGTAGGGAAGAAGGCTTTCTTCGGTAGTTTAGCAGGTGCGGGTGTAGGTGTGCTTGGTGCAGAAGCAATTTCTCATGCCTTCGACCACCACCATGACCAGGACACTACAGTAGTGGAAAACAACTACTATGACAATGGTCCTGGTGGCTATGACAACGGTTATGGTGGCGGTGGAGGCTACGATAACGGTTACGATCAAGGCTACAATGATGGCTTCGATGATGGTAACTATGACGGAGGTGACGGAGGTGACTGGTAA
- the CTF19 gene encoding Ctf19p (CAGL0F02035g~Protein of unknown function) produces the protein MEFTSDLEQRKQQDKSSSSIFASSTTENEVSSSDSEGINDAVERSRISEDELKKLELIEKKNELLEKRNQLLTEVNQLERESVEMIDKANKTIDKNALDVLNDLLSFSQKQSQDLEVNKLINGESLERLSSSVNVHGDTSVDDELKNKYDSLPLLNMKLRLKYLSQYLYKDIKIIITSNSKNEGSNVSLNVELYFQRFENITFSVTIKIVYDEVNEVMKDFTIISVSDQVRLAVQPLLQVRNPSFFLLACFEFDKIRQRRFKILRRLRDKFIKRVKTCELPRSGEYILLHTHDSLKERDISLRIDFQVFFEAKKLSYSPFPTSRLTYELKKNGKRMLDNMVENIADGLIKEYGVEKGLEELCNACLFADLYKH, from the coding sequence ATGGAGTTTACATCTGACTTagaacaaagaaaacagCAAGATAAAAGCAGCTCTAGTATATTTGCATCCTCTACCACCGAGAATGAGGTTAGTAGTTCTGATTCAGAGGGTATCAATGATGCTGTTGAGAGGTCTAGAATATCGGAAGATGAGCTCAAGAAGCTAGAGTTAattgagaagaagaacgaGTTGTTAGAGAAGAGAAATCAATTACTAACTGAAGTTAATCAATTGGAGAGAGAAAGTGTGGAAATGATAGATAAAGCAAATAAAACCATTGATAAGAATGCCTTGGATGTTTTAAATGACTTATTGTCTTTTTCTCAAAAACAATCACAAGACTTGGAAGTCAATAAGTTGATCAATGGAGAATCGCTGGAACGACTTAGCTCATCTGTAAATGTCCATGGTGACACATCTGTTGACGATGAGTTGAAGAATAAATATGACAGCTTACCATTACTCAATATGAAACTGAGACTGAAATATTTAAGCCAATATTTGTACAAGGATATTAAAATCATAATAACTTCAAACTCAAAGAATGAGGGCTCTAATGTTTCCTTAAATGTGGAACTATATTTTCAGCgttttgaaaatataacTTTCTCAGtaacaataaaaattgTCTACGATGAAGTTAATGAGGTAATGAAAGATTTTACGATAATATCAGTTTCTGACCAAGTACGGCTTGCAGTGCAGCCGCTTTTGCAAGTTAGAAACCCTTCATTCTTCTTACTAGCATgctttgaatttgataaaatacGGCAAAGGAGATTCAAAATTCTGCGAAGACTGCGAGATAAGTTTATCAAGAGAGTGAAAACTTGTGAATTACCTCGATCAGGTGAGTATATCCTGCTGCACACACACGATTCTTTAAAAGAGCGTGATATTTCACTGAGAATAGACTTTCAGGTGTTCTTTGAAGCTAAAAAACTCTCATATTCTCCATTCCCAACATCCAGATTAACATatgaactgaaaaaaaacgGAAAGAGAATGCTCGACAACATGGTAGAAAATATCGCCGATGGTCTAATCAAGGAGTATGGTGTTGAAAAAGGACTTGAGGAACTATGCAATGCCTGCTTGTTCGCTGACTTATACAAACATTAG
- the EMA19 gene encoding Ema19p (CAGL0F01991g~Ortholog(s) have endoplasmic reticulum localization): MISSLSVFEEKFYYYYCLVHIPITVLVDSSVAVPDKWVLLPGLVQWHIRQNNDFLLHEKPMWLQLFVWWELVFQLPLFFYFAHQFKKIWALRSKDTKNAKAERATTKKSLYLWLRVYGLNAALTTWICIVVILYRGYYPFTLDASRIAGTKLEVRDTLALMGLYLPTFLLPLRLCMLQQ; this comes from the coding sequence ATGATCAGCTCTTTATCTGTTTTCGAGGAGAAGTTTTATTACTACTACTGTCTGGTGCACATTCCGATCACAGTGCTTGTGGACTCCAGTGTTGCTGTTCCGGACAAGTGGGTCCTGCTGCCTGGGCTAGTGCAATGGCACATACGCCAGAACAACGACTTCCTGCTGCATGAGAAGCCCATGTGGCTGCAGCTGTTTGTGTGGTGGGAGCTAGTCTTCCAATTGCCGCTGTTCTTCTACTTCGCCCACCAGTTCAAGAAGATCTGGGCCCTCAGATCGAAAGATACCAAAAACGCCAAGGCAGAGCGGGCCACCACGAAGAAGTCCCTGTACTTGTGGCTCCGCGTATACGGGCTAAACGCCGCCCTAACCACCTGGATATGCATAGTCGTGATCCTCTATAGGGGCTACTACCCGTTTACGCTGGACGCATCCCGCATCGCAGGAACCAAGCTGGAAGTGAGGGACACCCTGGCCCTTATGGGCCTGTACTTGCCTACTTTCCTGCTCCCATTGCGCCTGTGTATGCTGCAACAGTGA
- the MLO50 gene encoding Mlo50p (CAGL0F01969g~Ortholog of S. cerevisiae : YLR049C and Saccharomyces cerevisiae S288C : YLR049C), which yields MMEQYVPPGKRLFQARHRVSRRDLQHYGETDWTTVKDEVVKDDDLLGYAVPIIDNGDPRIARPFKQAKQLPYKAKAGSLAAPLAYPAQNRSALSIDGTGSPASSTSSIFSVQNSCPEVGDRYSSSTMDSLVEGLDPTLKFNMQRNISVDSLIQDNNKRISEHRDSLALLKEYEYNERKESNRSSKDYYQSGIDRIEHETKRELRRLRYENRALLQREDALAKVWRSIRNCKDDGALLLALRKHHVYWFGIPSDLRLKVYKLCLYQDGVAPPVHSLGAALCKRLGDVNIVKQIIANINKEVPWLLRISGTGSKSQDSRTSPSEKSQAAVLETKMYGSYPGLYYHLKDKLHLDICEQFMKPLLRTVLLRILYQCPHDVATLELLDIVVVSMHYHELQTVLLDQMLNAILQECHFKFFHESLHAINNEIKSTELDVFRFLETLRKPHAEHL from the coding sequence ATGATGGAACAGTATGTGCCTCCCGGGAAGAGGCTGTTTCAAGCGAGGCATAGAGTGAGCAGGCGCGACTTGCAGCATTACGGGGAGACTGATTGGACCACGGTAAAGGATGAAGTGGTGAAGGATGATGACCTGTTGGGCTACGCGGTGCCCATTATCGATAACGGGGACCCTCGCATTGCCAGGCCGTTCAAGCAGGCGAAACAGCTGCCTTACAAGGCTAAAGCGGGCTCGCTGGCTGCTCCACTGGCTTACCCAGCTCAGAATAGAAGTGCGCTAAGCATAGATGGCACTGGGTCGCCGGCGTCCTCTACGTCGTCTATCTTCAGCGTACAGAACTCATGTCCTGAGGTTGGGGATAGGTATAGTAGCAGCACGATGGATTCACTGGTTGAAGGGCTGGACCCCACGCTGAAATTCAACATGCAACGTAACATCAGTGTAGACTCTCTGATCCAGGATAACAACAAGCGTATCTCAGAACACAGAGACTCACTGGCCCTCCTGAAAGAGTACGAGTACAACGAACGCAAAGAATCCAACAGGTCCAGTAAAGACTACTACCAAAGCGGAATAGATCGCATTGAACATGAAACGAAAAGAGAACTACGCAGATTACGTTACGAAAACAGAGCCTTGCTACAAAGAGAAGATGCCCTAGCAAAGGTATGGCGGTCGATTAGGAACTGCAAAGATGACGGAGCACTCTTGTTAGCACTCAGGAAACACCATGTCTACTGGTTCGGTATACCTTCCGATTTGAGACTGAAAGTGTACAAGTTGTGTCTGTATCAAGATGGCGTAGCACCACCGGTGCATTCTCTTGGTGCAGCTTTGTGCAAGAGACTCGGAGATGTTAATATAGTTAAGCAGATCATAGCCAATATAAACAAGGAAGTACCCTGGTTGCTGCGGATCAGCGGGACCGGGTCCAAGTCTCAGGATTCACGTACATCGCCATCTGAGAAGTCACAAGCCGCAGTGCTAGAGACGAAGATGTATGGCTCCTACCCTGGCCTATACTACCATCTCAAGGACAAACTACACCTGGATATATGTGAGCAATTCATGAAACCGTTGCTGCGTACTGTGCTTCTGCGCATCTTGTACCAGTGCCCTCACGATGTAGCCACGCTAGAGCTTCTGGACATCGTAGTGGTTTCAATGCACTACCACGAACTGCAAACGGTGCTCCTGGACCAAATGCTCAACGCAATACTGCAAGAGTGCCACTTCAAGTTCTTCCATGAATCCCTACACGCTATCAATAATGAGATCAAATCCACCGAGCTAGACGTCTTCAGGTTCCTGGAAACGCTGCGGAAACCACACGCTGAACATCTATAA
- the OSW2 gene encoding Osw2p (CAGL0F01859g~Ortholog(s) have role in ascospore wall assembly and cytoplasm, prospore membrane localization) has product MSKENVCLVVGDTPATQFLAWRLNSAGSTTILIGPYVSSDGLIAWKTTKLGANFYTPKVFTRNIDELPYKLENYRKYHTLGEIHAMIISAISFEDLAKTCTVLSQFSNENTTIFVNGSYGVELEEFVLRYFENKCKCVISIVCEMECRQLSLGSYALVNDEHCLVSIGLSYTPALSSKNEVLLRNSISAEAELSKGKGSVTSIIIDQLKDINWVEIKVYKPEEQLALKIWEVVIPKISLVILSIVHEELDYEKMLLNDSVRTIFENVSQELFKVCQLQCNEKSTCFYNSNSGIIDNNLILQYCMKQTKALNDTTSSEYPEYLSLPFEAYCFYHRLEYPAEILLTQPINLAKRYDVGYSNLNFLFSVYSRLLSMCGLSIKGGRADKSHISFFDTKVGISPSKIEDSKVKSVINDTSTKGNSKKNNKKNNKKKRKLKKKDHQKDKHDSKNSNAVTSTHSLPIISSALEEGSGILPPDLENLYLDSQRFNLISPKSPGLPPTFNKFQQQGTKITTNEVKANNGSQIDLDGKNQIASGTEVKSTRSGSISTTSSDSSSVTTSSDEYEEAQDMLCRDCGVQLNQNSSNRVRACGYDDVVSVNNEIEDDSLSIFNDRTKFEKSRDQLTTLESIGTISLPHFFKRFTPNTSEKKKRYQGLSFDKATTMNLELQIRQRDSFFLTHYEAIGKDAPNTITLDKDLSRQHHLEQGQQFWKLKRHYNIYRGSVTIPRATPYDNMLEHLELLNRANAGGILNFTTTRYGEVDTYFNFLKQRKNLAHILKDAHYRFKTLKDNEVKHIDL; this is encoded by the coding sequence ATGTCCAAGGAAAATGTTTGTCTTGTTGTAGGTGACACACCTGCAACCCAATTCCTTGCATGGCGACTGAACTCTGCTGGTTCAACTACTATATTGATTGGACCGTATGTTTCGAGCGACGGTCTGATTGCATGGAAGACGACAAAGCTTGGCGCTAATTTTTATACGCCTAAAGTGTTTACAAGAAATATTGATGAGCTTCCATACAAACTAGAAAACTATAGGAAATATCATACACTAGGAGAAATTCATGCTATGATAATATCTGCGATTTCCTTTGAAGATCTTGCGAAAACGTGCACTGTGCTCTCACAATTCTCAAACGAAAATACTACTATATTTGTGAATGGGAGCTATGGGGTAGAGTTGGAAGAATTTGTGTTAAGATATTTTGAGAATAAATGTAAATGTGTCATATCAATAGTATGTGAAATGGAATGCCGGCAATTATCGTTAGGATCATATGCTCTAGTGAACGATGAGCATTGTTTGGTAAGTATTGGATTATCGTATACTCCAGCATTGAGTAGCAAAAATGAAGTTTTACTGAGGAATTCAATTAGTGCTGAAGCTGAACTTTCGAAAGGAAAAGGATCAGTAACTTCAATCATAATTGATCAACTCAAGGATATAAATTGGGTAGAAATTAAGGTTTACAAACCAGAAGAACAATTAGCTTTGAAAATTTGGGAAGTAGTAATACCGAAAATATCTCTGGTAATTTTATCGATTGTTCATGAAGAATTGGACTATGAAAAAATGTTGCTTAATGACTCTGTAAGAACTATTTTTGAGAACGTAAGTCAGGAATTATTTAAGGTATGTCAATTACAGTGTAATGAGAAGTCGACTTGTTTTTATAATTCAAACAGTGGTATCATTGATAACAATTTAATTTTACAATACTGCATGAAACAGACAAAAGCACTAAATGATACAACATCATCTGAATATCCCGAGTATTTATCTCTACCCTTTGAAGCATACTGTTTCTATCACAGATTAGAGTATCCTGCAGAAATATTGCTAACACAACCAATCAACTTAGCTAAACGGTATGATGTCGGttattcaaatttgaattttctGTTCAGTGTTTACTCACGATTACTTAGTATGTGTGGTCTATCTATAAAAGGTGGAAGAGCTGATAAAAGTcatatatctttttttgataCTAAGGTTGGTATCTCGCCATCCAAAATTGAGGATTCAAAAGTGAAATCTGTTATAAATGATACATCCACAAAGGGGAATTCgaaaaagaacaataaaaagaacaataaaaagaagagaaaactCAAAAAGAAGGATCACCAAAAAGATAAACATGATTCCAAGAACAGTAATGCCGTCACCTCGACTCACAGCCTTCCGATAATTAGTTCGGCATTGGAAGAAGGTTCCGGCATATTACCTCCTGATTTAGAAAATCTATACCTTGATTCTCAGCGGTTTAATCTGATTTCTCCTAAATCTCCTGGATTACCACCCACTTTTAATAAATTTCAACAGCAAGGTACAAAAATAACGACCAATGAGGTAAAAGCTAATAATGGTAGTCAAATCGACCTTGATGGTAAGAACCAGATTGCCAGCGGTACCGAAGTTAAATCTACTAGATCAGGGAGTATATCTACGACAAGTTCCGATTCGAGTTCAGTAACAACTAGTTCTGATGAATATGAAGAGGCTCAGGATATGCTTTGTAGAGATTGTGGTGTCCAACTAAATCAAAATAGTAGTAATAGAGTAAGAGCATGTGGCTATGATGACGTTGTATCGGTTAATAACGAGATCGAAGACGACTCCttatcaatatttaatGATCGCACTAAATTCGAAAAATCAAGGGATCAGCTTACTACATTAGAATCTATTGGAACAATCTCGCTGCCCCATTTCTTTAAAAGGTTCACGCCTAATACTtcagagaagaagaaaagatatcaaGGGCTATCCTTTGACAAGGCAACCACAATGAATCTTGAATTACAGATCAGACAGAGAGACAGCTTCTTTCTTACACATTATGAAGCTATAGGTAAAGATGCTCCAAACACCATAACTTTAGATAAAGATTTGTCAAGGCAGCATCACTTGGAGCAAGGCCAGCAGTTCTGGAAACTGAAACGACACTACAATATCTACAGAGGCTCAGTGACGATACCTCGAGCTACGCCTTACGATAACATGCTTGAACATCTAGAGCTTCTCAATCGCGCCAATGCAGGCGGCATCCTCAACTTCACAACTACGAGATACGGAGAAGTGGATACTTActtcaacttcttgaaGCAGAGGAAAAACCTAGCTCACATCCTCAAGGATGCCCACTACAGGTTTAAAACTTTGAAGGACAACGAAGTGAAACATATAGATCTATGA
- the LPD1 gene encoding dihydrolipoyl dehydrogenase (CAGL0F01947g~Ortholog(s) have extracellular region, mitochondrion localization): MFRAVSRRGFSSSSYLAAIKKQHDLVIIGGGPGGYVAAIKAAQLGLDTACIEKRGSLGGTCLNVGCIPSKALLNNSHLYHQIKSDTKNRGIDVKGDVEINVEQFQKAKDTVVKQLTGGVEMLFKKYKVNYYKGVGSFESENSVKVTPVEGIKGTVEDETIIEAKNIIIATGSEVTPFPGIKIDEERIVSSTGALSLKEVPKRLAVIGGGIIGLEMGSVYSRLGSKVTVLEFQPKIGASMDGEVAATSQKFLKKQGFNFKLSTKVVSAERNGDVVDIVVEDTKSGKTENIQADVLLVAVGRRPYIEGLGAEKLGLEVDKRGRLVIDEQFSTKHPHIKVIGDVTFGPMLAHKAEEEGIAAVEYIKKGHGHVNYGNIPSVMYTHPEVAWVGKTEEQLTEEGIKYKVGKFPFIANSRAKTNMETEGFVKILIDAETERMLGAHIIGPNAGEMIAEAGLALEYGASAEDVARVCHAHPTLSEAFKEANLAAFDKPINF; the protein is encoded by the coding sequence ATGTTTAGAGCTGTGTCGAGACGTGGGTTTTCCTCCTCCAGCTATTTAGCTGCTATCAAGAAGCAGCACGATCTGGTAATCAtcggtggtggtccagGTGGTTATGTGGCCGCTATCAAGGCTGCGCAGCTAGGGTTGGACACTGCGTGTATCGAGAAGAGAGGCAGTCTGGGTGGTACCTGTTTGAATGTTGGTTGTATCCCATCCAAGGCTCTGTTGAACAACTCCCATTTGTACCACCAGATCAAGTCTGACACAAAGAACCGTGGTATTGATGTTAAGGGTGACGTTGAGATCAATGTTGAGCAATTCCAAAAGGCAAAGGACACTGTGGTTAAGCAATTGACTGGCGGTGTTGAGATGCTGTTCAAGAAGTATAAGGTCAACTACTACAAGGGTGTGGGTAGCTTTGAGAGTGAAAATAGCGTGAAAGTTACTCCAGTCGAAGGCATAAAGGGCACTGTCGAGGACGAAACCATTATCGAGgcaaagaatattattatcgCCACTGGTTCTGAGGTGACTCCATTCCCAGGTATCAAGATTGATGAAGAGAGAATTGTTTCTTCGACTGGTGCATTGTCTCTAAAGGAAGTTCCAAAGAGATTGGCCGTTATCGGTGGTGGTATCATCGGGTTGGAAATGGGTTCTGTCTACAGCCGTTTAGGTTCTAAAGTCACTGTTTTAGAATTCCAACCAAAGATCGGTGCCTCAATGGACGGTGAAGTTGCCGCTACTTCtcaaaaattcttgaagaagcaaGGCTTTAACTTTAAACTATCCACTAAGGTCGTCTCTGCCGAAAGAAACGGTGATGTTGTCGACATTGTAGTGGAGGACACTAAGTCTGGTAAGACTGAAAATATCCAGGCCGATGTACTACTAGTGGCTGTCGGTAGAAGACCATACATTGAAGGTTTGGGCGCCGAGAAGCTTGGTCTAGAAGTCGACAAGAGAGGACGTCTAGTCATTGATGAACAATTCAGCACAAAGCACCCACACATCAAGGTTATTGGTGATGTTACATTCGGTCCTATGCTTGCACACAAggctgaagaagaaggtatTGCTGCAGTAGAATATATCAAGAAAGGCCACGGCCATGTCAACTATGGTAACATCCCATCTGTCATGTACACACACCCAGAAGTTGCCTGGGTAGGTAAGACTGAGGAACAATTGACCGAAGAGGGTATCAAGTACAAGGTTGGTAAGTTCCCATTCATTGCCAACTCTAGAGCTAAGACCAACATGGAAACTGAAGGTTTCGTTAAGATCTTGATCGATGCTGAAACTGAACGTATGCTTGGTGCTCACATTATTGGTCCAAATGCTGGTGAAATGATTGCTGAAGCTGGTTTAGCTCTAGAATACGGTGCCTCAGCTGAAGATGTCGCAAGAGTATGCCATGCTCACCCAACTTTATCTGAAGCATTCAAGGAAGCTAACTTGGCCGCTTTCGACAAGCCAATCAACTTCTGA
- a CDS encoding uncharacterized protein (CAGL0F01881g~Ortholog of S. cerevisiae : YLR053C and Saccharomyces cerevisiae S288C : YLR053C): MKDLLDYSFSMEDLSVLETEFHGNSSGDTELVDFDEFLNIGDGLQLMTPPDVVTNSKEHSVTGDNSEPRGNALKNYQIEQKHAGKINENSEENIDLSTFLSLRSKNLQMKRSKSAQSVLQRSRSRSYGPSTLQTPPSSSSSMNYSATKVKRNPFYSPSGKVLKLIEKEKKKQQVSQESEK; this comes from the coding sequence ATGAAAGATTTGCTGGATTATTCGTTCTCTATGGAGGACCTTTCTGTTCTTGAGACGGAGTTTCACGGGAACTCGAGTGGGGACACCGAGTTAGTGgattttgatgaatttttgaacattGGTGATGGGTTACAGCTCATGACACCTCCAGATGTGGTTACCAATTCGAAAGAGCATAGTGTCACTGGTGACAACAGCGAGCCCAGAGGGAATGCCCTAAAAAACTATCAGATAGAACAGAAACATGCAGGTAAAATTAATGAGAACAGCgaggaaaatattgatcTGTCGACATTTTTAAGCCTTCGATCCAAGAATCTACAAATGAAGAGAAGTAAGTCTGCCCAGTCGGTACTACAAAGATCTAGAAGTCGTAGCTATGGCCCCTCGACCTTACAAACTCcaccatcttcttcttcttccatgAACTATAGTGCAACTAAGGTGAAGAGAAATCCGTTTTACTCTCCTTCTGGAAAGGTGTTGAAACTAATAGAAaaggagaaaaagaaacagcaaGTCTCACAGGAGTCCGagaaataa
- the IES3 gene encoding Ies3p (CAGL0F01903g~Ortholog(s) have role in chromatin silencing at telomere, nucleosome mobilization, telomere maintenance via recombination and Ino80 complex localization), protein MSYEELIKNDLQLQYARNAVRYYKSNTVPEFLEKDPHKKSVIQRLSDTVNSQASSVNVSRNSTPAPSLGPMSTAGSASANTTSNGPGGNVRRHIISVDDSLKINYEMVKNVPGNFPSRIGIRTPDEMDMHEEELQDKLALENEANTVKTKIYKQKLFDDNDTVLELVGTQLSHFQDPHTPSDQSKPRLSLREQLECLQKIQDNLLQDYKDSQKEEKKWFVLKELLLEANTELDLFSSQDYPNKVINLGDGASTSQHSDTALVFNRNKRQKLSNGSYSSIF, encoded by the coding sequence ATGTCATATGAAGAGCTGATCAAGAACGATTTACAGTTGCAATATGCAAGGAATGCTGTGCGGTATTACAAGTCTAATACAGTCCCTGAGTTTCTCGAGAAAGATCCACACAAGAAATCGGTAATACAGCGTCTAAGCGATACAGTGAACTCTCAGGCTAGCAGTGTCAATGTGTCAAGAAATTCCACTCCTGCACCATCATTGGGACCCATGAGTACTGCTGGCAGTGCCTCAGCCAATACTACTAGCAACGGACCTGGTGGCAATGTTAGAAGACATATCATCAGTGTAGATGATTCGTTGAAGATAAATTATGAAATGGTTAAGAATGTTCCCGGAAATTTCCCGTCCCGCATCGGCATAAGGACACCTGATGAAATGGATATGCATGAAGAAGAGTTACAGGATAAACTGGCGTTGGAGAACGAGGCTAATACCGTCAAGAcgaaaatatataaacagaaactatttgatgataatgacaCTGTGCTGGAATTGGTGGGAACCCAGTTGAGCCACTTCCAGGATCCTCACACACCTTCTGATCAAAGCAAACCAAGACTGTCTCTACGAGAGCAGTTAGAGTGCCTTCAGAAAATTCAAGATAATTTACTGCAGGACTATAAAGACAGtcaaaaggaagaaaagaaatggtTTGTGCTAAAAGAGCTGTTGCTGGAGGCCAACACAGAGCTTGATCTCTTCAGCTCGCAAGATTACCCAAATAAGGTAATTAACCTTGGAGATGGCGCCTCTACATCACAACATTCGGATACAGCTTTGGTATTTaacagaaataaaagacaAAAGTTGTCAAACGGGAGTTACAGCAGCATATTTTGA